A section of the Hevea brasiliensis isolate MT/VB/25A 57/8 chromosome 17, ASM3005281v1, whole genome shotgun sequence genome encodes:
- the LOC110637496 gene encoding polypyrimidine tract-binding protein homolog 2 isoform X2, translating into MNVNGSAGPCQRNIFDGSLMHWEKEHMCVCLLSPFLNTASFFPTPPLQLPIPTTVIVFSAFGFVHKITTFEKTAGFQALVQFSDAETASSAKNALDGRNIPRYLFPEHIGPCTLRINYSAHTDLSVKFQSHRSRDYTNPNLPVAPSAIDGGGLLSVGLDGKKLEPESNVLLASIENMQYAVTLDVLHMVFAAFGPVQKIAMFDKNGGLHALIQYPDVQTAIVAKEALEGHCIYDGGFCKLHITYSRHNDLSIKVNNDRSRDYTIPITSMLNPGPSILGQQPVPTVGPPAHPYSGTQFASPPDHPVMPQPSAGWAAAVPVAPHSMPAQMNNHPYLPPGSVPPQMGPGMMQMPGHSGLPQGAAMPPSYRPGQTQ; encoded by the exons ATGAATGTAAATGGATCAGCAGGCCCATGTCAAAGGAATATCTTCGATGGCAGCTTAATGCATTGGGAGAAAGAGCACATGTGTGTTTGTCTTCTTTCTCCTTTCCTTAACACTGCCTCTTTCTTCCCTACTCCTCCTCTTCAACTCCCTATTCCTACCACCGTAATA GTGTTTTCTGCCTTTGGGTTTGTGCATAAGATTACTACCTTTGAGAAAACGGCTGGGTTCCAG GCTTTGGTTCAGTTTTCTGATGCAGAAACTGCCTCTTCTGCAAAAAATGCCCTGGATGGAAGAAACATCCCTAG GTATCTGTTTCCTGAGCATATTGGACCATGTACCCTTAGGATCAATTACTCTGCTCATACAGATTTGAGTGTAAAATTTCAGAGCCACCGGAGCAG GGACTACACTAATCCAAACCTTCCTGTCGCACCATCAGCTATAGATGGAGGTGGTCTG TTAAGTGTAGGTCTTGATGGGAAAAAATTAGAACCTGAGAGTAATGTCCTTCTGGCATCAATTGAGAACATGCAATATGCTGTCACCTTGGATGTTCTGCACATG GTTTTTGCTGCTTTTGGACCTGTGCAGAAGATTGCAATGTTTGATAAGAATGGCGGACTTCACGCTTTGATTCAATACCCTG ATGTTCAGACAGCTATTGTAGCCAAGGAAGCATTGGAAGGACACTGCATCTATGATGGAGGGTTTTGTAAACTTCACATCACATATTCTCGCCATAACGATCTTAGTATAAAG GTTAATAATGATCGGAGTAGAGACTATACAATTCCTATTACCTCCATGTTGAACCCTGGGCCTTCTATTCTGGGGCAACAGCCTGTTCCTACAGTTGGCCCCCCTGCTCATCCATACAGTGGAACTCAGTTTGCTTCTCCTCCAGACCATCCAGTGATGCCTCAGCCTTCAGCTGGGTGGGCTGCAGCTGTTCCAGTAGCACCCCATTCTATGCCTGCGCAGATGAATAATCATCCTTACTTGCCACCTGGATCTGTGCCACCCCAAATGGGCCCTGGAATGATGCAGATGCCAGGCCATAGTGGCCTACCACAGGGTGCTGCAATGCCACCATCTTATAGACCTGGCCAAACGCAATAG
- the LOC110637496 gene encoding polypyrimidine tract-binding protein homolog 2 isoform X4, whose protein sequence is MHALSALMFCTWPMSKEYLRWQLNALGERAHVFSAFGFVHKITTFEKTAGFQALVQFSDAETASSAKNALDGRNIPRYLFPEHIGPCTLRINYSAHTDLSVKFQSHRSRDYTNPNLPVAPSAIDGGGLLSVGLDGKKLEPESNVLLASIENMQYAVTLDVLHMVFAAFGPVQKIAMFDKNGGLHALIQYPDVQTAIVAKEALEGHCIYDGGFCKLHITYSRHNDLSIKVNNDRSRDYTIPITSMLNPGPSILGQQPVPTVGPPAHPYSGTQFASPPDHPVMPQPSAGWAAAVPVAPHSMPAQMNNHPYLPPGSVPPQMGPGMMQMPGHSGLPQGAAMPPSYRPGQTQ, encoded by the exons ATGCACGCCTTGTCAGCATTGATGTTTTGCACCTG GCCCATGTCAAAGGAATATCTTCGATGGCAGCTTAATGCATTGGGAGAAAGAGCACAT GTGTTTTCTGCCTTTGGGTTTGTGCATAAGATTACTACCTTTGAGAAAACGGCTGGGTTCCAG GCTTTGGTTCAGTTTTCTGATGCAGAAACTGCCTCTTCTGCAAAAAATGCCCTGGATGGAAGAAACATCCCTAG GTATCTGTTTCCTGAGCATATTGGACCATGTACCCTTAGGATCAATTACTCTGCTCATACAGATTTGAGTGTAAAATTTCAGAGCCACCGGAGCAG GGACTACACTAATCCAAACCTTCCTGTCGCACCATCAGCTATAGATGGAGGTGGTCTG TTAAGTGTAGGTCTTGATGGGAAAAAATTAGAACCTGAGAGTAATGTCCTTCTGGCATCAATTGAGAACATGCAATATGCTGTCACCTTGGATGTTCTGCACATG GTTTTTGCTGCTTTTGGACCTGTGCAGAAGATTGCAATGTTTGATAAGAATGGCGGACTTCACGCTTTGATTCAATACCCTG ATGTTCAGACAGCTATTGTAGCCAAGGAAGCATTGGAAGGACACTGCATCTATGATGGAGGGTTTTGTAAACTTCACATCACATATTCTCGCCATAACGATCTTAGTATAAAG GTTAATAATGATCGGAGTAGAGACTATACAATTCCTATTACCTCCATGTTGAACCCTGGGCCTTCTATTCTGGGGCAACAGCCTGTTCCTACAGTTGGCCCCCCTGCTCATCCATACAGTGGAACTCAGTTTGCTTCTCCTCCAGACCATCCAGTGATGCCTCAGCCTTCAGCTGGGTGGGCTGCAGCTGTTCCAGTAGCACCCCATTCTATGCCTGCGCAGATGAATAATCATCCTTACTTGCCACCTGGATCTGTGCCACCCCAAATGGGCCCTGGAATGATGCAGATGCCAGGCCATAGTGGCCTACCACAGGGTGCTGCAATGCCACCATCTTATAGACCTGGCCAAACGCAATAG
- the LOC110637496 gene encoding polypyrimidine tract-binding protein homolog 2 isoform X1, with protein MASVSIQPQFRLTQTPSKVLHLRNLPWECTEEELIELGKPFGKVVNTKCNVGANRNQAFIEFADLNQAIAMISYYASSSEPAQVRGKTVYLQYSNRQEIVNNKTTADVAGNVLLVTIEGADARLVSIDVLHLVFSAFGFVHKITTFEKTAGFQALVQFSDAETASSAKNALDGRNIPRYLFPEHIGPCTLRINYSAHTDLSVKFQSHRSRDYTNPNLPVAPSAIDGGGLLSVGLDGKKLEPESNVLLASIENMQYAVTLDVLHMVFAAFGPVQKIAMFDKNGGLHALIQYPDVQTAIVAKEALEGHCIYDGGFCKLHITYSRHNDLSIKVNNDRSRDYTIPITSMLNPGPSILGQQPVPTVGPPAHPYSGTQFASPPDHPVMPQPSAGWAAAVPVAPHSMPAQMNNHPYLPPGSVPPQMGPGMMQMPGHSGLPQGAAMPPSYRPGQTQ; from the exons ATGGCATCTGTATCCATTCAGCCACAGTTCCGTCTCACCCAAACCCCATCTAAGGTGCTGCACTTGAGAAACTTGCCATGGGAGTGTACTGAGGAGGAATTGATTGAGCTTGGGAAGCCCTTTGGTAAAGTTGTCAACACAAAGTGCAATGTTGGAGCGAACCGAAATCAAGCTTTTATAGAATTT GCTGATTTAAATCAAGCTATTGCAATGATATCATATTATGCTTCATCATCAGAGCCTGCTCAGGTACGGGGGAAGACAGTTTACCTGCAGTATTCTAATAGGCAAGAGATAGTCAACAACAAGACAACAGCTGATGTTGCTGGAAACGTTTTGTTGGTAACCATTGAAGGTGCAGATGCACGCCTTGTCAGCATTGATGTTTTGCACCTG GTGTTTTCTGCCTTTGGGTTTGTGCATAAGATTACTACCTTTGAGAAAACGGCTGGGTTCCAG GCTTTGGTTCAGTTTTCTGATGCAGAAACTGCCTCTTCTGCAAAAAATGCCCTGGATGGAAGAAACATCCCTAG GTATCTGTTTCCTGAGCATATTGGACCATGTACCCTTAGGATCAATTACTCTGCTCATACAGATTTGAGTGTAAAATTTCAGAGCCACCGGAGCAG GGACTACACTAATCCAAACCTTCCTGTCGCACCATCAGCTATAGATGGAGGTGGTCTG TTAAGTGTAGGTCTTGATGGGAAAAAATTAGAACCTGAGAGTAATGTCCTTCTGGCATCAATTGAGAACATGCAATATGCTGTCACCTTGGATGTTCTGCACATG GTTTTTGCTGCTTTTGGACCTGTGCAGAAGATTGCAATGTTTGATAAGAATGGCGGACTTCACGCTTTGATTCAATACCCTG ATGTTCAGACAGCTATTGTAGCCAAGGAAGCATTGGAAGGACACTGCATCTATGATGGAGGGTTTTGTAAACTTCACATCACATATTCTCGCCATAACGATCTTAGTATAAAG GTTAATAATGATCGGAGTAGAGACTATACAATTCCTATTACCTCCATGTTGAACCCTGGGCCTTCTATTCTGGGGCAACAGCCTGTTCCTACAGTTGGCCCCCCTGCTCATCCATACAGTGGAACTCAGTTTGCTTCTCCTCCAGACCATCCAGTGATGCCTCAGCCTTCAGCTGGGTGGGCTGCAGCTGTTCCAGTAGCACCCCATTCTATGCCTGCGCAGATGAATAATCATCCTTACTTGCCACCTGGATCTGTGCCACCCCAAATGGGCCCTGGAATGATGCAGATGCCAGGCCATAGTGGCCTACCACAGGGTGCTGCAATGCCACCATCTTATAGACCTGGCCAAACGCAATAG
- the LOC110637496 gene encoding polypyrimidine tract-binding protein homolog 2 isoform X3, with protein MHALSALMFCTCRPMSKEYLRWQLNALGERAHVFSAFGFVHKITTFEKTAGFQALVQFSDAETASSAKNALDGRNIPRYLFPEHIGPCTLRINYSAHTDLSVKFQSHRSRDYTNPNLPVAPSAIDGGGLLSVGLDGKKLEPESNVLLASIENMQYAVTLDVLHMVFAAFGPVQKIAMFDKNGGLHALIQYPDVQTAIVAKEALEGHCIYDGGFCKLHITYSRHNDLSIKVNNDRSRDYTIPITSMLNPGPSILGQQPVPTVGPPAHPYSGTQFASPPDHPVMPQPSAGWAAAVPVAPHSMPAQMNNHPYLPPGSVPPQMGPGMMQMPGHSGLPQGAAMPPSYRPGQTQ; from the exons ATGCACGCCTTGTCAGCATTGATGTTTTGCACCTG CAGGCCCATGTCAAAGGAATATCTTCGATGGCAGCTTAATGCATTGGGAGAAAGAGCACAT GTGTTTTCTGCCTTTGGGTTTGTGCATAAGATTACTACCTTTGAGAAAACGGCTGGGTTCCAG GCTTTGGTTCAGTTTTCTGATGCAGAAACTGCCTCTTCTGCAAAAAATGCCCTGGATGGAAGAAACATCCCTAG GTATCTGTTTCCTGAGCATATTGGACCATGTACCCTTAGGATCAATTACTCTGCTCATACAGATTTGAGTGTAAAATTTCAGAGCCACCGGAGCAG GGACTACACTAATCCAAACCTTCCTGTCGCACCATCAGCTATAGATGGAGGTGGTCTG TTAAGTGTAGGTCTTGATGGGAAAAAATTAGAACCTGAGAGTAATGTCCTTCTGGCATCAATTGAGAACATGCAATATGCTGTCACCTTGGATGTTCTGCACATG GTTTTTGCTGCTTTTGGACCTGTGCAGAAGATTGCAATGTTTGATAAGAATGGCGGACTTCACGCTTTGATTCAATACCCTG ATGTTCAGACAGCTATTGTAGCCAAGGAAGCATTGGAAGGACACTGCATCTATGATGGAGGGTTTTGTAAACTTCACATCACATATTCTCGCCATAACGATCTTAGTATAAAG GTTAATAATGATCGGAGTAGAGACTATACAATTCCTATTACCTCCATGTTGAACCCTGGGCCTTCTATTCTGGGGCAACAGCCTGTTCCTACAGTTGGCCCCCCTGCTCATCCATACAGTGGAACTCAGTTTGCTTCTCCTCCAGACCATCCAGTGATGCCTCAGCCTTCAGCTGGGTGGGCTGCAGCTGTTCCAGTAGCACCCCATTCTATGCCTGCGCAGATGAATAATCATCCTTACTTGCCACCTGGATCTGTGCCACCCCAAATGGGCCCTGGAATGATGCAGATGCCAGGCCATAGTGGCCTACCACAGGGTGCTGCAATGCCACCATCTTATAGACCTGGCCAAACGCAATAG
- the LOC110637496 gene encoding polypyrimidine tract-binding protein homolog 2 isoform X5, with translation MSKEYLRWQLNALGERAHVFSAFGFVHKITTFEKTAGFQALVQFSDAETASSAKNALDGRNIPRYLFPEHIGPCTLRINYSAHTDLSVKFQSHRSRDYTNPNLPVAPSAIDGGGLLSVGLDGKKLEPESNVLLASIENMQYAVTLDVLHMVFAAFGPVQKIAMFDKNGGLHALIQYPDVQTAIVAKEALEGHCIYDGGFCKLHITYSRHNDLSIKVNNDRSRDYTIPITSMLNPGPSILGQQPVPTVGPPAHPYSGTQFASPPDHPVMPQPSAGWAAAVPVAPHSMPAQMNNHPYLPPGSVPPQMGPGMMQMPGHSGLPQGAAMPPSYRPGQTQ, from the exons ATGTCAAAGGAATATCTTCGATGGCAGCTTAATGCATTGGGAGAAAGAGCACAT GTGTTTTCTGCCTTTGGGTTTGTGCATAAGATTACTACCTTTGAGAAAACGGCTGGGTTCCAG GCTTTGGTTCAGTTTTCTGATGCAGAAACTGCCTCTTCTGCAAAAAATGCCCTGGATGGAAGAAACATCCCTAG GTATCTGTTTCCTGAGCATATTGGACCATGTACCCTTAGGATCAATTACTCTGCTCATACAGATTTGAGTGTAAAATTTCAGAGCCACCGGAGCAG GGACTACACTAATCCAAACCTTCCTGTCGCACCATCAGCTATAGATGGAGGTGGTCTG TTAAGTGTAGGTCTTGATGGGAAAAAATTAGAACCTGAGAGTAATGTCCTTCTGGCATCAATTGAGAACATGCAATATGCTGTCACCTTGGATGTTCTGCACATG GTTTTTGCTGCTTTTGGACCTGTGCAGAAGATTGCAATGTTTGATAAGAATGGCGGACTTCACGCTTTGATTCAATACCCTG ATGTTCAGACAGCTATTGTAGCCAAGGAAGCATTGGAAGGACACTGCATCTATGATGGAGGGTTTTGTAAACTTCACATCACATATTCTCGCCATAACGATCTTAGTATAAAG GTTAATAATGATCGGAGTAGAGACTATACAATTCCTATTACCTCCATGTTGAACCCTGGGCCTTCTATTCTGGGGCAACAGCCTGTTCCTACAGTTGGCCCCCCTGCTCATCCATACAGTGGAACTCAGTTTGCTTCTCCTCCAGACCATCCAGTGATGCCTCAGCCTTCAGCTGGGTGGGCTGCAGCTGTTCCAGTAGCACCCCATTCTATGCCTGCGCAGATGAATAATCATCCTTACTTGCCACCTGGATCTGTGCCACCCCAAATGGGCCCTGGAATGATGCAGATGCCAGGCCATAGTGGCCTACCACAGGGTGCTGCAATGCCACCATCTTATAGACCTGGCCAAACGCAATAG